From Leptolyngbya sp. KIOST-1, one genomic window encodes:
- the mobF gene encoding MobF family relaxase — protein sequence MLSTSNLSAAQAETYYTHEDYYSAEEAAHPTKWVGKGAASLGLAGVVNQQEFSQMLSGQAPDGRSLTGKVVDPEKRRAATDFTFSAPKSVSIAALVQQDERVLEAHHQAVAKAISVLEERYAQTRISTEAGRTKVTTGNIAAAVFTHATSREAEPQLHSHCVVMNATQLADGRWFSLSNEAAIANQKLLGQIYQNELAVALKQQGYQIEPKAHGQFELVGYSPELLKAFSTRRQQILKLIEEWEASGSENNRAMRETATLVSRKRKPKEVDEGLLQRGWNALIQLKGLELPELPESNPQTVDDLISATSVVDTAIQHCGERESVFRRTTLERFVFEHELGAQGFEAIEGAIAKSPELIRVSDGKLTTQTALNLELNTIRLMQQGRGQVTAIVPSSAQLDSLVRHSLNPEQQIAVEAAATTPDAVMAWQGVAGAGKTYALSVLKELAQGQGYMIRGLAPSAEAAHVLGESLGIETTTVAGLLVSQPLDVLPQPTLWIVDEAGLLSMRDAHALLRRATLEQARVLLVGDTRQLSAVEAGNPFKSLQAGGMTTAYLETHRRQQTGVLRSAVELVAQGQVSEGIELLAQAGYVKEGSQTQERIKQVAADYLTLAAGDREATLVLAGTNAERLALTQAMRSGLQDEGALGADSFVMQSLRRKDLTTAQASYLKAYAPGDVLVPIQDYRKQGLSRGEQYRVIAVNPEAQQVVLETPSGSVLSINPAACPRKTVYTTQAIPVAVGDRLKWTRNNSKAGIRNGQGFVVTGLEADGIATIQDGAGQTATINLSGNQYIDYAWVSTTYSSQGKTAERVLALLGETTNREAFYVAISRAKRSVTLYTTSQANLVRLAQVSRAKENVSDYVPLTEQVITYGQHEQRKEQQPETISSFDPRAVGERIGQRVAEQLRAATGRDLHEHSAGAAPGRSRPDSWRGFGDVAATLEPELGVLGRAIAAYRQRRNFVRCAGDLAGAVAAVNCGLEQLGRAAQDRAGLAAAVDRLTRAIGRTVGREPQKLDAPEPKVTNTREQLLALWGKYSAGSPSTSLELRVAQRAFRDGYSAKEVTLMLVAGSEVVRQIHDRQGKQEAIAFAQHIVKIAGQQPTQRAQRSRQRECNKLEIDSF from the coding sequence ATGCTTTCCACGAGCAACCTCTCTGCTGCTCAAGCGGAGACGTATTACACCCACGAGGACTATTACTCGGCGGAAGAAGCCGCTCACCCGACAAAGTGGGTGGGGAAAGGGGCTGCGTCGTTGGGGCTAGCTGGGGTCGTCAATCAGCAGGAATTCAGCCAAATGCTTTCTGGGCAGGCTCCTGATGGGCGATCGCTGACGGGGAAAGTGGTTGACCCAGAAAAGCGGCGGGCAGCAACCGATTTCACCTTTAGCGCCCCCAAGAGCGTCAGCATTGCGGCCCTGGTGCAGCAGGACGAGCGGGTGTTGGAGGCGCATCATCAGGCGGTGGCGAAGGCAATATCGGTGTTGGAAGAGCGCTATGCGCAGACCCGAATTTCAACCGAGGCGGGGCGGACGAAGGTGACGACGGGGAATATTGCGGCGGCGGTGTTCACCCATGCCACCAGTCGGGAAGCGGAACCGCAGTTGCACAGCCATTGCGTGGTGATGAATGCGACCCAGTTGGCGGATGGACGGTGGTTTAGTTTGAGCAATGAGGCCGCTATAGCCAACCAGAAACTCCTGGGCCAGATCTACCAGAATGAGCTGGCCGTAGCCCTGAAGCAGCAGGGCTACCAGATTGAGCCCAAGGCCCACGGGCAGTTTGAATTGGTCGGATATTCGCCGGAACTACTGAAAGCCTTCTCGACCCGCAGGCAGCAGATCCTGAAGCTGATCGAGGAATGGGAAGCGAGCGGTTCAGAAAACAACCGGGCGATGAGGGAGACGGCGACGCTGGTGTCGCGGAAGCGGAAACCCAAGGAGGTGGACGAAGGGCTGTTGCAGCGGGGGTGGAATGCCCTGATTCAACTCAAAGGGTTGGAGTTGCCCGAATTACCCGAAAGCAATCCCCAAACCGTTGACGACCTGATATCGGCTACATCAGTTGTTGACACGGCGATCCAGCATTGTGGAGAGCGGGAGTCGGTGTTTCGGCGGACGACGCTGGAGCGGTTTGTGTTTGAGCACGAACTGGGGGCGCAGGGGTTCGAGGCAATTGAGGGAGCCATTGCCAAGAGCCCCGAACTCATCCGAGTCTCTGACGGCAAGTTAACCACCCAGACAGCACTCAATCTGGAACTCAACACCATTCGCTTGATGCAGCAGGGACGGGGGCAGGTGACGGCAATTGTCCCCAGCAGTGCCCAGTTGGACAGCCTGGTGAGGCATTCCTTGAATCCGGAGCAGCAAATCGCGGTGGAGGCGGCAGCAACTACGCCGGATGCGGTGATGGCGTGGCAAGGCGTGGCGGGGGCGGGTAAGACCTATGCCTTGAGCGTGTTGAAAGAACTAGCTCAGGGTCAGGGCTATATGATTCGAGGTTTGGCCCCCAGCGCTGAAGCGGCTCATGTGTTGGGCGAGTCGCTGGGGATTGAAACTACTACGGTTGCTGGACTTTTGGTGTCTCAGCCGTTGGATGTACTACCCCAGCCAACCCTCTGGATTGTGGATGAGGCAGGGCTATTGAGCATGAGGGATGCCCATGCTCTGTTGCGGCGAGCGACACTGGAGCAGGCCAGGGTGCTTCTGGTAGGGGATACCCGGCAGTTGTCAGCGGTGGAAGCGGGCAACCCGTTCAAGAGCTTGCAGGCGGGGGGAATGACAACCGCTTACCTGGAGACCCATCGGCGGCAGCAGACTGGGGTGCTGCGATCTGCCGTGGAGTTGGTGGCCCAGGGGCAGGTCAGCGAGGGGATTGAACTGCTGGCGCAGGCCGGATATGTGAAGGAAGGATCTCAAACCCAGGAGCGGATTAAGCAGGTTGCTGCTGATTATTTGACGTTAGCGGCAGGGGATCGGGAGGCCACACTAGTGTTGGCGGGAACCAATGCGGAGCGGTTAGCCCTGACCCAAGCGATGCGATCAGGATTACAGGATGAGGGGGCTTTGGGTGCGGACAGCTTTGTGATGCAGAGCTTGCGCCGCAAGGATTTGACCACGGCTCAGGCCAGTTATCTCAAAGCTTACGCACCGGGAGATGTACTGGTGCCGATTCAGGATTACCGGAAGCAGGGGTTGAGCCGAGGGGAGCAATACCGAGTGATCGCGGTCAATCCCGAGGCCCAGCAGGTGGTGCTGGAGACGCCGAGTGGATCGGTGTTGTCGATCAATCCGGCAGCGTGCCCTCGGAAGACGGTGTACACGACGCAAGCAATTCCTGTGGCGGTGGGCGATCGCCTCAAATGGACACGCAACAATTCCAAAGCCGGAATCCGCAATGGGCAGGGCTTTGTGGTGACGGGGCTGGAAGCTGATGGAATAGCGACGATTCAAGATGGGGCAGGGCAAACTGCCACGATCAACCTCAGTGGGAATCAATACATCGACTACGCCTGGGTGAGCACCACCTACAGCAGCCAGGGCAAGACAGCAGAGCGGGTACTGGCGCTGCTGGGCGAAACGACAAATCGAGAAGCGTTTTATGTGGCGATTTCCAGAGCTAAGCGGAGCGTGACCCTCTACACCACCAGCCAGGCCAACTTGGTGCGACTGGCCCAGGTGTCGCGGGCCAAGGAAAACGTCAGTGACTACGTGCCCTTAACTGAGCAGGTAATAACCTATGGACAGCACGAGCAACGGAAAGAACAACAGCCAGAAACCATCTCTAGCTTTGACCCCAGAGCAGTGGGAGAGCGTATTGGCCAGCGTGTTGCAGAGCAGCTTAGAGCCGCTACGGGCCGAGACTTGCATGAACACTCAGCGGGTGCTGCACCTGGAAGATCACGTCCAGACTCTTGGAGAGGATTTGGCGATGTGGCCGCGACACTGGAACCAGAGCTTGGGGTGCTTGGTCGCGCAATTGCAGCGTATCGTCAGCGACGAAACTTCGTCCGATGCGCAGGCGACCTTGCAGGAGCAGTTGCGGCGGTTAATTGCGGCCTTGAGCAGTTGGGCCGGGCAGCTCAAGACCGAGCTGGCCTTGCAGCAGCAGTTGATCGACTCACTAGAGCGATTGGAAGGACAGTGGGTCGAGAGCCGCAAAAGCTAGATGCCCCGGAACCGAAGGTGACAAACACGAGGGAGCAGCTTTTGGCGCTTTGGGGGAAATACTCGGCGGGGTCGCCATCGACGAGTTTGGAACTGCGGGTGGCGCAGCGGGCGTTTCGGGATGGGTATTCGGCTAAGGAGGTGACGCTGATGCTGGTGGCCGGGAGCGAGGTGGTGAGGCAGATTCACGATCGCCAAGGGAAGCAGGAGGCAATTGCCTTTGCCCAGCACATTGTAAAAATCGCGGGTCAGCAGCCAACTCAGAGGGCTCAAAGGTCTAGGCAGCGAGAGTGTAACAAACTCGAGATAGACAGCTTTTAA
- the cas6 gene encoding CRISPR-associated endoribonuclease Cas6 has protein sequence MPRAAPKIAPGTELDLNAKTLWPTQTELVSLRFDLVADHGYELYPQYTIGLHAWFLQQIQAFDPALSAQLHDGETDKAFNLSGLSGQFSTQSRSLQLQAGKTYQWTVNGLTKPVVAGLAQWLKQLPEVVALKNAPLAIRRVSYGQEPTTYAKLAAVEPGRSLSLTFVSPTSFRRKGHHLPLPWPRNVFHSYLRRWNEFANRPVDQDAFLDWVDDCVVFQRHELASEKIAAGKRGSVTGFTGAVTYGLAGKTAAQEEFEQLFYTLGHYAPYCGTGHKTTFGLGQTRLGWHLNQAEPQAVPVAQRLLADRIDELTTYFINQKKRTGGHRAQDSAETWATVLARRELGDSLQAIAADLGIPYETAKTYSKLARRAIKG, from the coding sequence ATGCCCAGAGCTGCTCCCAAAATTGCCCCAGGAACTGAGCTAGACCTAAATGCCAAAACCCTGTGGCCTACCCAAACCGAACTGGTCAGTCTGCGGTTTGACCTAGTGGCCGACCATGGCTACGAGCTGTACCCGCAGTACACCATCGGCCTGCACGCCTGGTTTTTGCAGCAGATTCAGGCGTTTGACCCGGCGCTGTCGGCGCAGCTGCACGATGGCGAGACAGACAAAGCCTTTAACCTTTCTGGCCTGAGCGGTCAGTTTTCGACCCAGAGCCGCAGCCTGCAACTGCAAGCGGGGAAGACCTACCAGTGGACCGTCAACGGATTGACGAAGCCGGTGGTGGCGGGGTTGGCCCAGTGGCTGAAGCAGCTGCCTGAGGTGGTGGCGCTCAAAAATGCGCCGCTGGCTATTCGCCGGGTGAGCTATGGCCAGGAGCCGACCACCTACGCCAAGCTGGCAGCGGTAGAGCCGGGGCGCAGCCTCAGCCTCACCTTTGTTAGCCCCACCAGCTTTCGCCGCAAGGGACACCATTTGCCGCTGCCCTGGCCCCGCAATGTGTTTCACAGCTACCTGCGGCGGTGGAATGAGTTTGCCAACCGCCCGGTGGACCAAGATGCTTTTCTCGACTGGGTGGATGACTGTGTGGTGTTTCAGCGGCACGAGCTGGCCAGCGAGAAGATCGCAGCGGGCAAGCGCGGCTCGGTGACGGGGTTTACTGGGGCGGTGACCTATGGGCTGGCGGGCAAAACGGCCGCCCAAGAAGAGTTTGAGCAGCTGTTCTACACGCTGGGGCACTATGCGCCCTACTGCGGCACGGGGCACAAAACCACCTTTGGTCTGGGGCAAACGCGCCTGGGCTGGCACCTGAACCAGGCGGAACCCCAGGCGGTACCTGTGGCCCAACGGCTACTGGCCGATCGCATTGACGAGCTGACGACCTATTTCATTAACCAAAAGAAGCGCACCGGGGGCCACCGCGCCCAAGACTCGGCGGAAACCTGGGCAACGGTTTTGGCGCGGCGGGAGTTGGGGGACTCGCTCCAGGCGATCGCGGCAGACCTGGGCATTCCCTACGAGACGGCGAAGACCTATAGCAAGCTGGCGCGGCGAGCGATCAAGGGTTAG
- a CDS encoding DUF4058 family protein, producing the protein MPSPFPGMDPYLEHPRAWPNIHHRLMTAIADDLAPKLLPKYQVLIEERVYQVDGQDSIVVGVPDVAVTKGRRNQSASALATAPRPSDAVTVTLTIPETIRQGYLEIREIATSQVVTVVEVLSPTNKRPGRGRLEYETKRATLLGSLCNFVEIDLLRQWAPLDMPQGVKPSAYRILVSPQDLRPQASWYGFNLADPIPLFDLPLQPEDQIPVVDLKGLLDGIYDRSGYGLVIDYAQDPVPPLDPEDAAWAREWLVKDEG; encoded by the coding sequence ATGCCATCTCCTTTCCCAGGCATGGATCCATACCTTGAGCATCCCAGGGCGTGGCCAAACATTCACCACCGATTGATGACGGCGATCGCCGATGATCTGGCCCCAAAGCTGCTGCCCAAATACCAGGTGCTGATTGAGGAGCGGGTGTACCAGGTCGATGGTCAAGACTCCATTGTGGTTGGGGTGCCGGATGTTGCGGTGACCAAAGGGCGTCGCAACCAGAGCGCCAGTGCCCTGGCGACGGCACCGCGCCCCAGCGATGCTGTAACGGTGACGCTGACGATTCCTGAAACGATTCGGCAGGGCTATTTAGAAATTCGAGAGATTGCGACCAGCCAGGTGGTAACCGTGGTGGAGGTGCTGTCGCCAACTAACAAGCGCCCTGGCCGGGGACGGCTGGAGTACGAGACAAAACGGGCTACGCTGCTGGGCAGTCTCTGCAATTTTGTAGAAATTGACCTGCTGCGCCAGTGGGCTCCGTTGGATATGCCGCAGGGGGTTAAACCTTCCGCCTATCGCATTTTGGTCAGCCCTCAAGACCTGCGGCCCCAGGCCAGTTGGTATGGGTTCAATCTGGCGGACCCGATTCCCCTGTTTGATCTACCGCTGCAACCGGAGGATCAGATTCCGGTGGTGGATTTGAAAGGGCTGTTGGATGGTATCTACGATCGCTCGGGCTACGGCCTGGTGATTGACTATGCCCAAGACCCGGTGCCGCCGCTAGACCCAGAGGATGCAGCATGGGCGAGGGAGTGGTTGGTGAAGGATGAAGGATGA
- a CDS encoding four helix bundle protein, translating into MPSDLKERTKAFALRIIRLYSALPNTTVAQVLGKQILRSGTSVGAHYREAHRARSSAEFISKLNGGLQELEETAYWLELLAESETIEANRLNTLAQEADELTAILVTLVKNAKQKRPT; encoded by the coding sequence ATGCCCAGCGACCTCAAGGAAAGAACCAAAGCTTTTGCCCTGCGAATCATACGACTGTATTCCGCCCTGCCAAACACCACGGTGGCCCAGGTGCTTGGCAAACAAATCTTGCGTAGCGGCACCTCAGTGGGTGCCCACTACCGAGAAGCCCATCGCGCCAGATCATCCGCCGAGTTTATTAGCAAGCTTAATGGTGGACTGCAAGAGCTGGAAGAAACTGCCTACTGGCTAGAACTATTAGCCGAATCCGAAACGATTGAAGCCAACCGCCTGAATACCCTCGCCCAGGAAGCAGACGAATTGACCGCAATTCTCGTCACCCTAGTCAAAAACGCCAAGCAAAAAAGACCGACCTAA
- the cas2 gene encoding CRISPR-associated endonuclease Cas2, translated as MLVLIVYDIPDNRRRYRLSKLLEGHGRRVQESVFECFLSQAEMERLYQQMAGRLNHAEDNVRIYWIPPKAVAKTKTIGSARPEPPPSSYIF; from the coding sequence ATGCTCGTCCTCATCGTCTACGACATTCCCGACAATCGCCGTCGCTACCGGCTCTCTAAGCTGCTGGAGGGTCACGGGCGGCGGGTGCAGGAGAGTGTGTTTGAGTGCTTTTTGAGTCAGGCGGAGATGGAGCGGCTGTATCAGCAGATGGCGGGGCGGCTCAACCATGCGGAAGACAATGTGAGAATCTATTGGATTCCGCCGAAGGCGGTGGCGAAGACGAAGACGATCGGTAGCGCCAGGCCGGAGCCGCCGCCGTCGTCGTACATTTTTTAA
- the cas1 gene encoding CRISPR-associated endonuclease Cas1 has translation MSLLYLTQQGTRLQKEHGRFVLSRPDRTDVAIPMTEVEQVMVFGNISLTTPTMAACLSRQIPVVFLSQSGTYRGHLWSAEYDDHRAVAAQFAHRDDLTFQWAVAQAIVRGKAWNSKQLLLKLNRRRQLDTVALAISRIDRDLAAIDQLSATDTGLDQLRGHEGAIAAYYFPALGQLIANPDFSLTTRVRRPPTDPVNALLSFGYTLLFNNVLSLLHLEGLNPYLGNLHRNDRHEAHLAFDLMEEFRSPIVDTLVLTLLNQQVLKPDAFLPPKANGAVYLTDDARRRYLQAFEDRIMTTLHHPDARDPVPYRRIIQLQIRRYKACLLDDAPYEPFRRET, from the coding sequence ATGTCGCTACTGTATCTCACCCAGCAGGGGACTCGGCTGCAAAAAGAGCATGGGCGCTTTGTGCTGTCGCGTCCCGATCGCACCGATGTTGCCATTCCCATGACCGAAGTGGAACAGGTGATGGTGTTTGGCAATATCTCCCTCACCACCCCCACCATGGCCGCCTGTCTCAGTCGTCAGATTCCGGTGGTGTTTTTGTCGCAGAGCGGCACCTATCGCGGCCACCTGTGGAGCGCCGAGTACGACGACCACCGCGCCGTCGCCGCCCAGTTTGCCCACCGCGACGACCTTACCTTTCAGTGGGCCGTGGCCCAAGCGATCGTGCGGGGCAAAGCCTGGAACTCGAAGCAGCTCTTGCTCAAGCTGAACCGCCGCCGCCAGCTCGACACCGTTGCCCTGGCCATTAGCCGTATCGATCGCGACCTGGCCGCCATTGACCAACTCAGCGCCACAGATACGGGCCTCGACCAGCTGCGGGGCCACGAAGGGGCGATCGCTGCCTACTACTTCCCTGCCCTAGGCCAGCTAATCGCCAACCCCGACTTTAGCCTTACCACCCGCGTGCGCCGTCCGCCCACCGACCCGGTCAACGCCCTGCTGAGCTTTGGCTACACGCTGCTGTTTAACAATGTGCTCAGTCTGTTGCACCTGGAGGGGCTCAACCCCTACCTAGGCAACCTGCACCGAAATGATCGCCACGAAGCCCACCTGGCCTTTGACCTGATGGAAGAATTTCGCTCGCCCATCGTCGATACGCTGGTGCTGACGCTGCTAAACCAGCAGGTGCTCAAGCCCGATGCCTTTCTACCGCCCAAGGCCAACGGAGCCGTCTACCTCACCGACGACGCCCGCCGCCGCTACCTGCAAGCCTTTGAAGACCGCATCATGACCACCCTCCACCACCCCGATGCCCGCGACCCAGTCCCCTACCGCCGCATCATCCAGCTCCAGATTCGCCGCTACAAAGCCTGCCTGCTCGACGATGCGCCCTATGAGCCTTTCCGCCGTGAAACGTAG
- a CDS encoding helix-turn-helix transcriptional regulator, producing the protein MSDGNDQLTFADLRKRAGLTQRQLADAMGVTVKSVSAWERGVVDPRLTFAEIQQLMEVLGCSFQDLVNATNQQDPNT; encoded by the coding sequence ATGTCCGATGGGAATGATCAATTGACCTTTGCCGATTTACGAAAACGGGCAGGGCTGACCCAACGGCAACTCGCTGATGCTATGGGTGTCACGGTAAAGTCTGTAAGCGCTTGGGAGCGGGGAGTTGTAGACCCCCGATTAACCTTTGCTGAAATTCAACAGCTGATGGAAGTTTTGGGTTGCTCGTTTCAAGACCTGGTGAATGCCACCAACCAGCAAGACCCTAATACCTGA
- a CDS encoding HNH endonuclease → MTAIPASIRRLVESRANGRCEYCLLPAAVSFFPHEVDHIVALKHGGKTDPQNLAYACWRCNRFKGTDLGSFDPETGGFSFLFNPREQTWAEHFQLQGDRVNGLTPEGRTTVHLLQLNSDDRMAERQRAAANRVDDDC, encoded by the coding sequence GTGACAGCCATTCCTGCATCAATTCGGCGGTTGGTAGAAAGCCGCGCTAATGGTCGTTGCGAATATTGTCTGCTGCCTGCCGCCGTGAGTTTTTTTCCCCACGAAGTCGATCACATCGTGGCCCTGAAACACGGTGGTAAGACGGATCCCCAAAATCTGGCCTATGCCTGTTGGCGCTGTAACCGCTTTAAAGGAACAGACCTGGGCTCATTTGATCCTGAAACCGGAGGATTTAGCTTTCTCTTCAACCCTCGCGAACAGACCTGGGCCGAACATTTTCAGTTGCAGGGCGATCGCGTAAATGGCCTCACTCCCGAAGGTCGTACAACCGTCCACCTACTACAGCTCAATAGTGACGATCGCATGGCTGAACGACAGCGAGCCGCCGCGAATAGAGTGGATGATGACTGCTAA
- the cas10 gene encoding type III-B CRISPR-associated protein Cas10/Cmr2 produces the protein MNDLRQQVAGAIAQCLTWNTTLDLEVILTNLQAATANLQTPFDAIQTIADLKRLVQDHPVLWNQKIGLVYGGATKIKQYVFESADLQEIRGASALLDRINLIDLPAFFGREQDGDRFPQCQQAASYCERVRSEWLQQHFPKLVGALTPEMVIYSTGGNILAFCPAELVDDLADAIEKRYTVETLTANACAVGDSFYPLEIYLGLLKDPIGNTFWLDAVQANRDNFAVQAYFGFEQSADTQAVAAAFRQRKGFSELVGKLANQFNQRRSGYDTPGSSRPSRRYPPMFETHPYVMRDDSDRRSAVVRVEAAHLPDAPKFSEPTARKRRVGQLTKREETERQQWYTNYGFNQYWDATTADDSLGSWVEKFEQFLRDSQLVEQYDPRLELLDSAGQPRERHRREARSLTEIGAASDGFVAYIYADGNNMGAYIRDQIKTPEHYQQFSQDVFEATEQSVYWALAHLHPYHYTPDAKSSRNNKSPVWIHPFEIITIGGDDVLLVVPANTALEVAKAIGDKFEKILAQTGRYDLAPDATKDPTACHRYSSSTASPSKSQLSISSGVLITAANTPIYYADKLVSQLLKSAKKKAKTLKGKGYSGGTVDFLTLKAVTMISSNIDAFRQEGLTARFRQDQEQPQREQWLKLYAAPYTLHELGGLIETVRAVKRAKFPRSQLYQIRSLLERGRRTAILNYRYFRIRLSQDNQRPLIEDFEEAWCEAATNNGNLAPWLPPIRTENRTIYETLWRELVELYPFIVLPEGDEPAPERLPEMPQSASTGEAAR, from the coding sequence ATGAACGATTTGCGTCAACAGGTTGCAGGGGCGATCGCCCAATGCCTCACATGGAACACCACCCTTGACCTCGAAGTCATCCTTACCAACCTACAAGCTGCTACGGCTAACCTACAGACTCCCTTCGATGCGATTCAAACAATTGCTGACCTAAAGCGACTGGTCCAAGATCACCCCGTTCTGTGGAACCAAAAAATTGGCTTGGTCTATGGCGGCGCAACCAAAATCAAACAGTATGTGTTCGAGTCTGCCGACCTGCAAGAGATTCGCGGCGCTTCGGCCCTACTCGATCGCATCAACCTGATCGATCTGCCTGCCTTTTTTGGTAGAGAGCAAGACGGCGATCGCTTCCCCCAGTGCCAGCAGGCCGCCAGCTATTGTGAACGGGTGCGGTCTGAGTGGTTGCAGCAACATTTCCCCAAGTTGGTCGGGGCGCTCACCCCAGAGATGGTGATTTACTCCACCGGGGGTAACATTCTGGCCTTTTGCCCGGCAGAGTTAGTAGACGATTTGGCTGATGCGATCGAAAAGCGCTACACCGTTGAAACGCTGACCGCCAATGCCTGCGCTGTGGGGGATAGCTTCTACCCATTAGAAATTTATCTAGGCTTGCTGAAAGACCCCATTGGCAACACGTTCTGGTTAGATGCGGTGCAAGCAAACCGGGACAATTTTGCAGTGCAAGCTTACTTTGGGTTTGAGCAAAGTGCCGATACCCAAGCGGTTGCAGCAGCTTTTCGACAGCGCAAAGGCTTTAGCGAACTGGTGGGCAAGCTAGCGAACCAGTTCAACCAGCGCCGTAGCGGCTACGATACCCCCGGCTCGTCACGGCCTAGTCGGCGCTACCCACCCATGTTTGAAACCCATCCCTACGTGATGCGAGATGACAGCGACCGACGATCGGCGGTGGTTAGAGTTGAGGCAGCACATCTTCCAGATGCACCAAAATTCTCTGAACCTACTGCTCGTAAGCGCCGAGTTGGCCAGCTTACAAAGCGGGAAGAAACCGAACGGCAGCAGTGGTATACCAACTACGGATTTAATCAATACTGGGACGCCACCACCGCTGATGATTCACTGGGAAGCTGGGTTGAAAAGTTTGAGCAGTTTCTTCGAGATTCCCAACTGGTTGAGCAGTACGATCCACGCCTGGAGCTTTTGGATAGTGCTGGTCAGCCTAGGGAGCGTCATCGCCGAGAGGCGCGATCGCTGACTGAAATCGGTGCTGCCAGCGATGGCTTTGTGGCCTACATCTACGCCGACGGCAACAACATGGGAGCTTACATCCGCGACCAGATCAAAACCCCCGAGCATTATCAGCAATTTAGTCAAGATGTTTTTGAGGCAACAGAGCAATCAGTTTACTGGGCCTTAGCTCATTTACATCCCTATCACTACACCCCCGACGCCAAGTCCTCTCGCAATAACAAAAGTCCGGTGTGGATTCATCCTTTCGAGATCATTACCATTGGCGGGGATGATGTGCTGTTAGTTGTTCCCGCCAACACCGCTTTAGAGGTCGCTAAAGCCATTGGCGATAAATTTGAAAAGATATTAGCGCAAACCGGGCGCTACGACTTGGCACCTGATGCCACAAAAGACCCTACTGCCTGTCACCGTTATAGTTCCAGCACGGCCTCGCCCTCAAAGAGTCAACTGAGCATCTCTAGCGGGGTGCTGATTACAGCGGCCAATACCCCCATTTACTACGCCGACAAACTGGTCTCGCAATTGCTGAAGTCTGCGAAGAAAAAGGCGAAGACGCTCAAAGGCAAAGGTTATTCTGGCGGCACCGTAGATTTTCTCACTCTCAAGGCCGTCACCATGATTTCCTCCAATATCGATGCCTTCCGCCAGGAGGGGTTGACAGCGCGGTTTCGACAAGATCAAGAGCAGCCGCAGAGAGAGCAGTGGCTCAAGTTGTATGCCGCACCCTACACCCTCCACGAGCTGGGCGGACTGATCGAAACTGTGAGAGCAGTGAAGCGGGCAAAGTTTCCGCGATCGCAACTCTACCAAATCCGCAGTTTGCTAGAGCGGGGTCGCCGCACCGCCATTCTGAACTACCGCTACTTTCGGATACGGCTGAGCCAAGATAACCAGCGCCCCTTAATTGAAGACTTTGAAGAAGCCTGGTGTGAGGCTGCGACCAACAACGGCAACCTGGCCCCTTGGCTTCCCCCCATTCGCACAGAGAATAGAACAATCTACGAAACCCTATGGCGCGAACTGGTGGAGTTGTACCCCTTCATTGTGCTGCCTGAAGGAGATGAGCCTGCCCCAGAGCGATTGCCAGAGATGCCGCAGTCAGCCAGTACCGGGGAGGCAGCACGATGA
- a CDS encoding RAMP superfamily CRISPR-associated protein gives MIQLSTVNQQLAQANQSDTIDLTAVIDTALCVGAGGSSGSLADKPMLKAADGRLVIPASQLKGRLRHECEKLARALGWPTCTSPVAQTMCPQVGLSNPAFQIEDYALDLTFADNRPQHHCLTCQLFGNPALPARLQFSDLVCTTPPEDIPEVLRPGVSINRRRRTAEDQKLYFLETSPANAALEFSGVLALNPALVQNRPDFAKALILAGLRHIHALGGGKSTGLGWLHWQSTAFDHPGIDPAVWDFLGKKKPDRAAAQPSETREAAA, from the coding sequence ATGATTCAGCTCAGCACCGTCAATCAGCAGCTTGCCCAGGCAAATCAGTCTGACACTATTGATCTCACAGCCGTCATCGACACAGCTCTCTGCGTGGGTGCGGGCGGCTCTTCTGGTTCCCTGGCCGACAAACCCATGCTCAAAGCTGCCGATGGCCGCCTGGTAATTCCGGCATCACAGCTTAAGGGGCGGCTCCGCCACGAGTGCGAAAAACTAGCGCGGGCCTTGGGCTGGCCCACCTGTACATCTCCAGTGGCGCAAACCATGTGCCCCCAAGTAGGCTTGAGTAATCCTGCGTTTCAGATAGAGGACTATGCCCTCGACCTAACCTTTGCAGATAATCGCCCCCAGCATCATTGCCTGACTTGCCAACTGTTTGGCAACCCTGCTTTACCCGCCCGGCTGCAATTTAGCGACCTGGTCTGCACCACCCCGCCCGAAGACATTCCCGAAGTGCTGCGGCCCGGTGTCAGCATCAACCGCCGCCGCCGCACCGCTGAAGATCAGAAGCTCTACTTCTTAGAGACCTCCCCTGCTAACGCCGCTCTAGAGTTTTCAGGTGTGCTAGCCCTAAATCCAGCTCTGGTTCAGAATCGACCCGATTTCGCCAAAGCTCTTATTCTGGCGGGGCTGCGCCACATCCATGCTCTGGGAGGCGGCAAATCCACTGGGCTGGGCTGGCTCCACTGGCAGTCAACCGCCTTTGACCACCCTGGTATAGACCCAGCCGTCTGGGATTTTCTCGGCAAGAAAAAGCCAGACCGAGCAGCGGCTCAGCCCAGCGAGACAAGGGAGGCGGCCGCATGA